From a region of the Acinetobacter larvae genome:
- the lpxB gene encoding lipid-A-disaccharide synthase, with translation MSKRKLRIGIVVGEVSGDTLGVKLMRSFQAQGIEVEFEGVGGPQMIAAGFNSFYDMDIFAVMGIVEVLKDLKKFYAIRDDLVERWQKNPIDIFIGIDAPDFNLRLSKEIKQKHLPTKTVQYVSPSVWAWRQGRVHGIKASIDLVLCLLPFEKSFYQQFDVPAAFVGHPLASELPLHNPIAEAKTELGLDAHQQHIALLPGSRRGEVERLGPVLFDAAHLIFQKYPQTQFIVPAINQARLEQIEALLDQYPEALRKHVHVFENSQAELKIGRQVMNAADIIALASGTATLEAMLLHRPMVSFYKLNWLTYWIVKLLVKIQYYALPNIIGGKKVIQELIQQDATAENLAHEIELLMHIEKAQIQVMQFKSMHKQLLAGNSEDPVQAIMQLL, from the coding sequence TTGAGCAAACGCAAACTAAGAATAGGAATTGTAGTCGGAGAGGTATCGGGAGATACGCTGGGCGTAAAATTAATGCGTAGCTTTCAAGCGCAAGGCATAGAGGTTGAGTTTGAAGGGGTTGGCGGCCCACAAATGATCGCTGCTGGCTTCAATAGCTTTTACGACATGGACATCTTTGCAGTGATGGGCATCGTAGAAGTGCTCAAAGATTTAAAAAAATTCTATGCTATTCGAGATGATCTGGTTGAGCGTTGGCAGAAAAATCCGATTGATATTTTTATAGGCATTGATGCCCCAGATTTTAATTTGCGTTTGTCTAAAGAAATAAAACAAAAGCATTTGCCCACCAAGACCGTGCAGTATGTTAGCCCATCAGTATGGGCTTGGCGTCAAGGGCGTGTTCATGGCATTAAAGCCAGCATCGATTTGGTATTGTGTTTATTGCCCTTTGAAAAAAGTTTTTATCAGCAGTTTGATGTGCCTGCAGCATTTGTTGGGCATCCTCTGGCGAGTGAGCTGCCACTGCATAACCCCATTGCTGAGGCAAAAACAGAATTGGGACTGGATGCACACCAACAGCATATTGCTTTATTGCCTGGGAGTCGCCGTGGGGAAGTCGAGCGACTAGGACCGGTATTATTTGATGCTGCCCATTTGATATTTCAGAAATACCCACAAACCCAGTTTATTGTGCCTGCCATTAATCAGGCACGTTTAGAACAAATCGAAGCGTTGTTGGATCAGTATCCTGAAGCATTGCGTAAACATGTGCATGTATTTGAAAATAGCCAAGCGGAGTTGAAAATTGGGCGTCAAGTCATGAATGCCGCAGATATTATTGCCTTGGCTTCAGGTACAGCGACTTTAGAAGCGATGCTATTACATCGTCCCATGGTAAGTTTTTATAAATTAAATTGGTTGACCTATTGGATTGTTAAATTGCTGGTGAAGATTCAATATTATGCTCTGCCTAATATTATTGGTGGTAAAAAAGTTATTCAAGAGCTAATACAGCAAGATGCCACAGCAGAAAATTTAGCGCATGAAATTGAGTTGCTTATGCATATTGAAAAAGCACAAATTCAAGTCATGCAGTTTAAAAGCATGCATAAACAGTTATTGGCAGGCAATAGTGAAGATCCAGTACAGGCCATTATGCAGTTATTATAG
- a CDS encoding protein-tyrosine phosphatase family protein, translating into MCDDLEQQLCQCPDFQYIHQHLFSSKQLPTSAWALLKAYGIDSVIDIDFATASTTSKTACDRDCVDAGLKYIHIPLDLSQPADEQCLLILDLIDYISREKMLWLQGNTQIVSCLLYLYRLHYLQFDIAEADACLQQHWQPDATWTGLMHVIGLQLQGRKATQELQQTLAQVEQAHDA; encoded by the coding sequence ATGTGCGACGATCTCGAACAACAACTTTGCCAATGTCCAGACTTTCAATATATTCATCAGCATTTATTCAGTTCTAAGCAACTGCCAACATCGGCATGGGCATTACTCAAAGCTTATGGTATTGATAGTGTCATCGACATTGATTTTGCTACGGCATCGACGACCAGCAAAACAGCCTGTGATCGGGATTGTGTCGATGCTGGGCTCAAATATATCCATATTCCGCTTGATCTTAGCCAACCAGCAGATGAACAATGTTTATTGATCTTAGATTTGATCGATTATATTAGCCGAGAAAAAATGCTTTGGTTACAGGGTAATACTCAGATTGTATCCTGCTTACTCTACCTCTACCGTTTGCATTATTTACAGTTTGACATCGCTGAAGCCGATGCTTGTCTACAACAACACTGGCAACCCGACGCAACATGGACAGGATTGATGCATGTGATTGGTCTGCAGCTACAAGGGCGTAAAGCCACCCAAGAGCTGCAACAAACCTTAGCACAAGTGGAACAAGCGCATGATGCCTAA
- a CDS encoding 3-deoxy-7-phosphoheptulonate synthase, whose translation MNTLESNPIHQSQIDDVNVQSIQPLITPAQLKLELPLNDAAYQCVLHGRETVRNILDGTDKRLFVVIGPCSIHDPVAAHEYAERLKALSEKVKDTLFIIMRVYFEKPRTTVGWKGLINDPDMNDSFNIEKGLRIGRKLLLELNQKGLACATEALDPNSPQYYQDLISWSAIGARTTESQTHREMSSGLSSPVGFKNGTDGGLTVATNAMQSVKHGHSFLGLNDQGQVSIIRTKGNPYAHVVLRGGNGKPNYDAGSVADAEQALNKAKVSNKIMIDTSHANSNKDPYLQPLVLKNITEQIQNGNKSIVGIMVESHLKGGRQDIPADLKDLEYGKSVTDGCIDWETTEQALLEMDAALKDILATR comes from the coding sequence ATGAATACACTTGAGTCTAATCCTATACATCAATCTCAAATTGATGATGTGAATGTTCAAAGCATTCAACCTTTAATTACTCCTGCACAACTTAAATTAGAACTGCCATTAAATGACGCAGCTTACCAATGTGTATTACATGGTCGTGAAACTGTCCGTAATATTCTTGATGGCACAGATAAACGTCTTTTCGTGGTCATTGGCCCCTGTTCCATCCATGATCCTGTTGCGGCACATGAATATGCTGAACGTCTAAAAGCTCTCAGTGAAAAAGTAAAAGATACTTTATTTATTATTATGCGGGTTTATTTTGAAAAACCCCGTACCACGGTTGGCTGGAAAGGTCTGATTAATGATCCAGATATGAATGACTCTTTTAATATCGAAAAAGGGCTACGTATTGGACGTAAATTATTATTAGAACTCAACCAAAAAGGTTTGGCTTGTGCCACCGAAGCACTAGATCCAAACTCACCGCAGTATTATCAAGATTTAATTTCATGGTCGGCAATTGGTGCACGTACGACCGAGAGCCAAACACACCGTGAAATGTCTTCAGGACTATCTTCGCCTGTGGGCTTTAAAAATGGTACTGATGGTGGTTTAACGGTTGCCACCAATGCCATGCAATCGGTCAAACACGGTCATAGTTTTTTAGGGCTAAATGACCAAGGTCAAGTATCGATTATTCGGACCAAAGGTAACCCTTATGCCCACGTGGTACTCCGTGGTGGGAATGGCAAACCGAACTATGATGCTGGCTCAGTGGCAGATGCAGAACAAGCGTTGAACAAAGCCAAAGTCAGCAATAAAATCATGATTGACACCAGTCATGCCAATTCCAACAAAGATCCGTATTTGCAACCTTTGGTGCTTAAAAACATCACTGAACAAATTCAAAATGGCAATAAATCTATTGTTGGGATTATGGTTGAAAGTCATCTCAAAGGTGGTCGTCAAGACATTCCAGCCGATTTAAAAGATTTAGAATATGGTAAATCTGTGACCGATGGCTGTATTGATTGGGAAACCACTGAACAAGCTTTGCTTGAAATGGATGCAGCCTTAAAAGATATTTTAGCGACACGTTAA
- the ispF gene encoding 2-C-methyl-D-erythritol 2,4-cyclodiphosphate synthase: MMLPIRIGQGIDVHAFTDGDFITLAGIKIAHTHGLKAHSDGDVVLHALSDALLGALALGDIGQHFPDTDPQFKGADSRKLLQHVYQLILDRGYQLNNADITVACERPKLAAHNLSMRQSIANVLNVDVTQISIKATTTEKLGFTGRQEGIMATATVLLRQQ; the protein is encoded by the coding sequence ATGATGTTACCCATTCGTATTGGTCAGGGGATCGATGTACATGCCTTTACTGACGGCGATTTTATTACTTTAGCGGGCATAAAAATCGCACATACCCATGGTTTGAAAGCGCATTCTGATGGTGATGTGGTATTACACGCCTTAAGTGATGCCTTACTGGGTGCATTGGCTTTGGGCGATATCGGTCAGCACTTTCCCGATACTGATCCGCAATTTAAAGGCGCAGACAGCCGTAAGTTATTACAACATGTTTATCAATTGATTTTAGATCGTGGTTATCAGCTGAATAATGCTGATATTACCGTTGCCTGTGAGCGCCCTAAATTGGCCGCACACAATTTGAGTATGCGGCAAAGTATTGCCAATGTGCTCAATGTCGATGTTACACAGATTAGTATCAAAGCCACTACGACAGAAAAACTGGGTTTTACTGGGCGTCAAGAGGGCATTATGGCAACAGCAACAGTGTTATTACGCCAACAGTAA